One part of the Sciurus carolinensis chromosome 6, mSciCar1.2, whole genome shotgun sequence genome encodes these proteins:
- the Smn1 gene encoding survival motor neuron protein isoform X2, with protein sequence MAMGPGGGSSGVPEQEDSVLFRRGTGQSDDSDIWDDTALIKAYDKAVASFKHALKNGDICETSDKPKSTPRRKPVKKNKSQKKNAATPLKQNENESQVSTDESENSSRSPGNKSNNIKSKATPWDSFLPPPPPMPGSGLGPGKPGLKFSGPPPPPPPHFLSCWLPPFPSGPPIIPPPPPICPDSLDDADALGSMLISWYMSGYHTGYYMGFRQNQKEGRCSHFN encoded by the exons ATGGCGATGGGCCCTGGTGGCGGTAGCAGCGGCGTCCCAGAGCAGGAGGACTCGGTGCTGTTCCGGCGCGGCACAGGCCAG AGTGATGATTCTGACATTTGGGATGATACAGCATTGATAAAAGCTTATGATAAAGCTGTGGCTTCCTTTAAG CATGCTCTAAAGAATGGTGACATTTGTGAAACTTCAGATAAACCAAAGAGCACACCTAGGCGAAAACCTGTTAAGAAGAATAAAAGCCAGAAGAAGAATGCTGCAACACCCTTGAAACAG aatgaaaatgaaagtcaagTTTCAACAGATGAAAGTGAAAACTCCTCTAGGTCTCctggaaataaatcaaataacaTCAAGTCAAAAGCAACTCCATGGGACTCTTTTCTCCCTCCACCACCCCCAATGCCAGGGTCAGGATTGGGACCAGGAAAG CCAGGTCTAAAATTCAGTggtcctccaccacctccaccaccccacTTCTTATCATGTTGGCTACCTCCATTTCCTTCTGGACCACCA ATAattcccccaccacctcccataTGTCCAGATTCTCTTGATGATGCTGATGCTTTGGGAAGCATGTTAATCTCTTGGTATATGAGTGGCTATCATACTGGCTATTATATG GGTTTCAGACAAAATCAAAAAGAAGGGAGGTGCTCACATTTCAATTAA
- the Smn1 gene encoding survival motor neuron protein isoform X1 — translation MAMGPGGGSSGVPEQEDSVLFRRGTGQSDDSDIWDDTALIKAYDKAVASFKHALKNGDICETSDKPKSTPRRKPVKKNKSQKKNAATPLKQWKVGDKCSAIWSEDGCIYPATIASVDFKRETCIVIYTGYGNREEQNLSDLLSPTSEVANNIEHNAQENENESQVSTDESENSSRSPGNKSNNIKSKATPWDSFLPPPPPMPGSGLGPGKPGLKFSGPPPPPPPHFLSCWLPPFPSGPPIIPPPPPICPDSLDDADALGSMLISWYMSGYHTGYYMGFRQNQKEGRCSHFN, via the exons ATGGCGATGGGCCCTGGTGGCGGTAGCAGCGGCGTCCCAGAGCAGGAGGACTCGGTGCTGTTCCGGCGCGGCACAGGCCAG AGTGATGATTCTGACATTTGGGATGATACAGCATTGATAAAAGCTTATGATAAAGCTGTGGCTTCCTTTAAG CATGCTCTAAAGAATGGTGACATTTGTGAAACTTCAGATAAACCAAAGAGCACACCTAGGCGAAAACCTGTTAAGAAGAATAAAAGCCAGAAGAAGAATGCTGCAACACCCTTGAAACAG TGGAAAGTTGGTGACAAGTGTTCTGCCATTTGGTCAGAAGATGGCTGTATTTACCCAGCTACCATTGCTTCAGTTGATTTTAAGAGAGAAACCTGTATTGTGATTTACACTGGATATGGAAATAGAGAGGAGCAAAATCTGTCTGATCTGCTTTCCCCAACCTCTGAAGTAGCTAATAATATAGAACACAATGCTCAGGAG aatgaaaatgaaagtcaagTTTCAACAGATGAAAGTGAAAACTCCTCTAGGTCTCctggaaataaatcaaataacaTCAAGTCAAAAGCAACTCCATGGGACTCTTTTCTCCCTCCACCACCCCCAATGCCAGGGTCAGGATTGGGACCAGGAAAG CCAGGTCTAAAATTCAGTggtcctccaccacctccaccaccccacTTCTTATCATGTTGGCTACCTCCATTTCCTTCTGGACCACCA ATAattcccccaccacctcccataTGTCCAGATTCTCTTGATGATGCTGATGCTTTGGGAAGCATGTTAATCTCTTGGTATATGAGTGGCTATCATACTGGCTATTATATG GGTTTCAGACAAAATCAAAAAGAAGGGAGGTGCTCACATTTCAATTAA